A window of Lacibacter sediminis contains these coding sequences:
- a CDS encoding ATP-binding protein, with translation MATILRQHAEELYALELEELRKQDQDKRPANWHLSPQSAVTYLIGGKLKNGFEVTPKYIGNKRLMEIAVATLTTDRALLLYGLPGTAKSWVSEHLAAAISGDSTLIVQGTAGTGEEAIRYGWNYARLLAEGPTEKALVETPVMRAMKDGKIVRIEELTRIGADVQDALITILSEKSLPIPELNTEVQAVRGFNVIATANNRDKGVNELSSALKRRFNTVILPVPDSMDEEIDIVKRRVESFEKIMELPAEPPALQEIRRIVTIFRELRSGVTMDGKTKIKMPSGTLSTAEAISVVNNGLAMAAYFGDGQLKANDLAAGIIGAVVKDPVQDKIVWQEYLETVVKPRDEWKDIYRACRDLGI, from the coding sequence ATGGCAACCATCTTACGTCAACATGCAGAAGAATTATACGCATTGGAACTGGAAGAGTTACGGAAACAAGATCAGGATAAACGACCTGCTAACTGGCATCTGTCTCCACAATCGGCAGTTACTTACCTCATCGGCGGTAAACTGAAAAATGGTTTTGAAGTAACACCGAAGTATATCGGTAACAAGCGACTGATGGAAATTGCCGTAGCTACATTAACAACCGATCGTGCATTGTTATTATATGGTTTGCCCGGTACTGCCAAGAGTTGGGTGAGTGAACATTTAGCGGCTGCTATCAGTGGCGATTCAACATTAATTGTACAAGGAACAGCAGGTACAGGTGAAGAAGCGATTCGTTATGGCTGGAACTATGCACGGTTATTGGCAGAAGGTCCAACTGAAAAAGCATTGGTGGAAACACCGGTGATGCGTGCAATGAAAGATGGTAAGATTGTACGTATTGAAGAGTTGACACGTATTGGTGCTGATGTGCAGGATGCATTGATCACAATTCTTTCAGAAAAATCATTACCTATTCCTGAGTTAAATACAGAAGTACAGGCAGTAAGAGGTTTTAATGTAATTGCAACTGCCAACAACAGAGATAAAGGTGTAAACGAATTGAGCAGTGCATTAAAAAGACGTTTTAATACGGTGATCCTTCCTGTGCCTGATTCAATGGATGAAGAAATTGATATTGTAAAACGCAGGGTTGAAAGTTTTGAAAAAATTATGGAGTTGCCTGCAGAGCCACCTGCGTTGCAGGAGATCCGTCGCATTGTCACCATCTTTCGTGAATTGAGAAGTGGTGTTACCATGGATGGTAAGACAAAAATTAAAATGCCCAGTGGTACCCTCAGTACAGCAGAAGCTATTTCTGTTGTGAATAACGGATTAGCAATGGCTGCTTACTTTGGAGATGGACAATTAAAAGCAAATGATCTGGCTGCAGGTATTATTGGTGCTGTGGTAAAAGATCCGGTACAGGATAAAATTGTATGGCAGGAATATTTAGAAACGGTGGTAAAGCCGAGAGATGAATGGAAAGATATTTACAGGGCTTGTCGAGATCTTGGCATCTAA